Proteins from a single region of Leptospira venezuelensis:
- a CDS encoding M61 family metallopeptidase — MIVKYTLDIYQPHRHLLKVEMEVHPDKQETFLCIPNWSPGSYKIRDYSKSIHQVHFVQSKPGWGLEQIDLDTWKVSSKGETFKISYLVYGFEHTVRTNYFTSDFILVHPPATFLYPKDRLDLEPELSWKSLSPFRFCYTGLKKKEGSKQIWKAKNFDEFFDCPILLTNEKQIPFSAEGCEFDLVILGDIETKDKKKISKDLATIVETQIKLMGGTENKYYLFVLDMSDNLYGGLEHLNCSINQFDPNGWSNPDNYRTLLELLSHEYFHHWNVKRIRPIALGPFDYQKPNLTKELWIAEGITSFFDAYFLLLCGSYSPQQYLNKLWKDIQELEESLGESWMSLEDSSFTAWTKYYNRPFDPNFSNTGISYYTKGAILSLSMHLYILKETNGKKSLVDVMIALNKQYHQEKKRGFTKAEFFQTAKKATGLDLKLEFDTYITEPKRVPIETYLHLIGIERTASKPKIELGFRVKEERGRMIVSKILLSKSVKETDINLGDEWIALDDKRILPGNFKELLNQYQPGKKADLLLSRRGKILKRKIKFDSSPSANELWIDEKAKDSVKELREVFLHLGKEPGIPKPSSKKTKSK, encoded by the coding sequence GTGATCGTAAAATACACTCTAGATATATACCAACCGCATAGACATTTATTAAAGGTGGAAATGGAAGTCCACCCAGACAAACAGGAAACATTTCTTTGTATTCCAAATTGGTCGCCCGGCTCTTATAAAATCCGAGATTATTCCAAATCCATTCACCAAGTACATTTTGTTCAATCCAAGCCGGGTTGGGGCCTTGAGCAAATAGACCTTGATACTTGGAAAGTTTCTTCTAAGGGAGAAACATTCAAAATTTCTTATCTAGTTTACGGATTCGAACACACCGTAAGAACCAATTATTTCACCAGCGATTTTATTTTAGTTCATCCGCCTGCTACATTCCTATATCCCAAGGATCGTTTAGATCTAGAACCTGAACTTAGCTGGAAGAGTTTATCACCTTTTCGTTTTTGTTATACCGGATTAAAGAAGAAGGAAGGTTCCAAACAGATTTGGAAGGCGAAAAACTTCGATGAATTTTTTGACTGCCCTATTCTTCTTACAAATGAAAAACAGATCCCGTTTAGTGCGGAAGGATGCGAATTCGATCTAGTCATCCTAGGGGATATCGAAACAAAAGATAAAAAGAAGATCTCCAAAGATTTGGCAACTATCGTGGAAACTCAGATCAAACTGATGGGAGGAACTGAAAATAAGTATTATCTATTTGTTTTAGACATGAGCGATAATCTTTATGGAGGATTAGAACATCTCAATTGCAGCATCAACCAATTCGATCCAAATGGATGGTCGAATCCAGATAATTACAGAACTCTTTTAGAACTTTTATCCCATGAGTATTTCCACCATTGGAACGTGAAAAGGATACGTCCGATCGCTCTCGGTCCTTTTGATTACCAAAAACCGAATTTAACAAAAGAATTATGGATCGCAGAGGGGATTACTAGTTTCTTTGATGCGTATTTTCTTCTTCTTTGTGGATCTTATTCGCCCCAACAATATTTGAATAAACTTTGGAAGGATATACAGGAGTTAGAAGAATCTCTGGGTGAATCTTGGATGAGTTTAGAAGATTCCAGTTTTACTGCTTGGACTAAATATTATAATCGCCCATTCGATCCAAATTTTTCGAATACAGGAATCTCCTATTATACAAAAGGAGCAATTCTATCTTTAAGTATGCATCTTTATATCCTGAAAGAAACCAATGGCAAAAAATCTTTGGTAGATGTCATGATCGCTTTGAACAAGCAGTATCATCAGGAAAAGAAAAGAGGCTTTACAAAGGCTGAATTTTTTCAAACTGCAAAGAAAGCAACAGGCCTAGACCTAAAACTTGAATTCGACACTTATATCACAGAACCAAAGCGGGTCCCTATCGAAACATATTTGCATTTGATCGGAATAGAAAGAACCGCTTCCAAACCTAAAATTGAATTGGGATTTAGAGTAAAAGAAGAAAGAGGAAGAATGATCGTAAGTAAAATTCTTCTCTCTAAATCTGTGAAAGAAACGGATATCAATTTAGGCGATGAATGGATAGCTCTGGATGATAAAAGAATTCTTCCAGGAAACTTTAAAGAATTATTAAATCAATACCAACCAGGCAAAAAAGCGGACCTTCTTCTTTCCAGAAGAGGAAAAATATTAAAAAGAAAGATCAAATTTGATTCTTCTCCTTCTGCAAATGAACTATGGATTGATGAAAAAGCAAAAGATTCCGTTAAGGAATTGAGAGAAGTATTTTTGCATCTGGGAAAAGAGCCTGGAATTCCGAAACCTTCTTCCAAAAAAACTAAATCGAAGTAA
- a CDS encoding peroxiredoxin translates to MSDSWEGKKLPEVSLSSSAGNTVNLPKDSAGSWTLLYFYPKDDTPGCTKQACSYRDNLEKFTQAGAKVYGISSDSLDSHKQFIDKFNLSFPLLSDPKQSLSGPLGVYGDQEWQGRVFKGLSRDSFLVGPDGTIRKVWRKVDPTKTVAETLEEILKEAGA, encoded by the coding sequence ATGTCCGACTCATGGGAAGGAAAAAAATTACCGGAAGTAAGTTTATCCAGTTCAGCAGGAAACACAGTAAATCTACCTAAAGATTCAGCAGGTTCCTGGACCTTATTGTATTTTTATCCGAAAGATGATACTCCGGGTTGCACAAAACAAGCCTGCTCTTATAGAGACAATTTGGAAAAGTTCACGCAGGCTGGAGCAAAGGTTTATGGAATTAGTTCAGACTCTTTAGATAGCCATAAACAATTTATTGACAAGTTCAATCTAAGTTTCCCTCTTCTATCTGATCCAAAACAAAGTTTGAGCGGACCATTAGGAGTTTATGGAGACCAAGAATGGCAAGGAAGAGTTTTCAAAGGACTTTCTAGAGACAGCTTTTTGGTAGGACCAGATGGAACCATCCGCAAAGTATGGAGAAAAGTGGATCCCACTAAAACAGTTGCCGAAACTTTAGAGGAGATCTTAAAAGAGGCCGGTGCCTAA